Proteins encoded within one genomic window of Bradyrhizobium sp. 186:
- a CDS encoding ABC transporter ATP-binding protein — MTPAAHIALRNVSVIFPVLSFRDRSLRSRFVSAVTLRRKAAIAHIVRALNDVSLDIRAGDRVGLIGANGAGKTTLLRVLAGIYHPTMGSVDVLGRCLSLFDLSAGFDEEATGYENIMRRGLVIGARRAEIDARRAEIAEFTELGDRLDLPLRTYSSGMMLRLIFAVATAVEGEIVLLDEWIGVGDQQFRNKARQRLDEIVARAGILVLASHDIELIKSTCNRAILLEEGRIAAAGPTEEILGRYLAGTAEVKA; from the coding sequence ATGACCCCCGCAGCTCATATCGCGCTTCGCAACGTCTCGGTCATCTTTCCGGTGCTGTCGTTTCGCGACCGCTCGCTGCGCAGCCGCTTCGTCAGCGCGGTGACGCTACGCCGGAAGGCTGCGATCGCACACATCGTCAGAGCGTTGAATGACGTCAGTCTCGATATCCGCGCGGGGGACCGCGTTGGTCTCATCGGCGCCAACGGCGCCGGCAAGACCACGCTGCTGCGGGTGCTCGCCGGAATCTATCATCCCACGATGGGTAGCGTCGACGTGCTCGGCCGCTGCCTGTCGCTGTTCGACCTGTCAGCCGGCTTCGACGAGGAGGCCACCGGCTACGAGAACATCATGCGGCGAGGGCTCGTGATCGGCGCGCGACGCGCCGAGATCGACGCGCGGCGCGCGGAGATTGCCGAATTCACCGAGCTCGGCGACCGGCTCGACCTGCCGCTGCGCACCTATTCCAGCGGCATGATGCTGCGGCTGATCTTCGCGGTCGCGACCGCGGTCGAGGGCGAGATCGTGCTGCTCGACGAATGGATCGGCGTCGGCGATCAACAGTTCCGCAACAAGGCGAGGCAGCGGCTCGACGAGATCGTCGCGCGCGCCGGCATCCTGGTGCTGGCCTCGCACGACATCGAGCTCATCAAGAGCACCTGCAACCGCGCGATCCTGCTGGAGGAGGGGCGGATCGCCGCGGCAGGTCCGACCGAGGAGATTCTCGGGCGGTACCTCGCCGGAACGGCAGAGGTAAAGGCCTAG
- a CDS encoding ABC transporter permease — protein sequence MDISLRYRRTVIGPLWITLTLAATIASVGTVYAALFKQDIAVFLPHFAVGLIVWTLIATTLQEGSNIFVASGHLIKAVPAPLIVHVLQMIARNVLIFTHHLVIIVLLYAVMPWPLQWSMLLAVPGFAILLAVLLGGSVALGMLCARFRDIGSAIVSGLQFIFFLTPIIWTEDAVRGTAFHWLIRANPFATLLDLVRRPLLSQPTDAEQWLLGLVYAIVVAVIGLGCYARYRHRVAYWL from the coding sequence ATGGACATCTCGCTGCGCTACCGGCGCACCGTGATCGGTCCGCTCTGGATCACGCTGACGCTGGCGGCGACGATCGCCAGCGTCGGAACGGTCTACGCGGCGTTGTTCAAGCAGGACATCGCCGTCTTCCTGCCGCACTTCGCCGTCGGCCTGATCGTCTGGACCCTGATCGCCACGACGCTCCAGGAGGGCTCCAACATCTTCGTGGCGTCCGGCCACCTGATCAAGGCGGTACCAGCGCCGCTGATCGTGCACGTCTTGCAGATGATCGCGCGCAACGTCCTCATCTTCACGCATCATCTGGTGATCATCGTCCTGCTCTATGCCGTGATGCCATGGCCGCTGCAATGGAGCATGCTGCTCGCGGTGCCCGGCTTTGCGATCCTGCTCGCCGTGCTCCTCGGCGGCTCTGTCGCGCTCGGCATGCTCTGCGCGCGGTTCCGCGACATCGGCTCGGCGATCGTCAGCGGCCTGCAATTCATCTTCTTCCTGACGCCGATCATCTGGACCGAGGATGCCGTGCGCGGCACTGCGTTTCACTGGCTGATACGGGCCAATCCGTTCGCGACGCTGCTCGATCTCGTGCGCAGGCCGCTTCTGTCGCAGCCGACGGATGCCGAGCAATGGCTGCTCGGCTTGGTCTATGCGATCGTTGTCGCCGTCATCGGCCTCGGCTGTTACGCAAGATATCGCCATCGCGTGGCGTATTGGCTGTGA